The proteins below are encoded in one region of Megasphaera vaginalis (ex Bordigoni et al. 2020):
- a CDS encoding hydroxyethylthiazole kinase: MPNNLSVAADLMPLRRRIETEKPLIHCLSHPITMNDCANLVLAVGGTVSMASHCREVEEVVSQARALAVNLGNITDERMEAMRLAGSRAASLGIPTLIDVTGISTSTLRKDFAVDFISACRPCVIKGNSSEILTLAGLPQHGIGIDAGAEDLPTRRNYEEKMTALTAYAAKTTSVVVMSGPVDIIAAAGAGCAVANGTPLLARLTGTGCMLGVLIAVYTAVGTPFRAALLGTVTLGIAGEIAAAAGPGLGSFHSRLFDALSTLTDEQICRGARILQAK, translated from the coding sequence TTGCCAAATAATTTGTCGGTTGCAGCCGACCTGATGCCGCTGCGCCGCCGTATCGAAACGGAAAAACCGCTTATCCACTGCCTTTCCCATCCGATCACGATGAATGATTGCGCCAATCTCGTCCTGGCCGTCGGCGGCACTGTCAGCATGGCGTCCCATTGCCGCGAAGTGGAAGAAGTCGTCAGCCAGGCCCGCGCGCTGGCCGTCAACCTCGGCAACATCACTGACGAGCGGATGGAAGCTATGCGCCTTGCCGGCAGCCGCGCCGCCTCTTTGGGAATTCCGACGCTCATCGATGTCACCGGCATCTCGACGAGCACGCTGCGTAAAGATTTTGCCGTCGACTTCATCAGCGCCTGCCGGCCTTGCGTGATCAAGGGCAACAGCTCGGAAATACTGACCCTTGCAGGCTTGCCGCAGCACGGCATCGGCATTGACGCCGGCGCCGAAGATCTGCCGACACGCCGCAATTACGAGGAAAAAATGACAGCGCTGACAGCCTATGCCGCCAAGACAACGTCTGTCGTCGTCATGAGCGGCCCTGTCGACATCATCGCCGCTGCCGGCGCCGGCTGCGCCGTTGCCAACGGCACGCCGCTGTTGGCGCGGCTCACCGGCACGGGCTGTATGCTCGGCGTGCTCATCGCCGTCTACACTGCCGTCGGCACTCCTTTCCGGGCTGCTCTCCTCGGCACCGTAACACTCGGTATTGCCGGCGAAATCGCCGCTGCCGCCGGGCCGGGATTGGGCTCCTTTCACAGCCGTCTCTTCGACGCCTTATCGACGCTGACGGATGAACAGATCTGCCGCGGCGCACGCATTTTACAGGCAAAATAA
- the thiW gene encoding energy coupling factor transporter S component ThiW yields MEKDKKVLRLVFLAMMIGLGVVISPILRIEGMCPMAHLINIVCAVLMGPWYALLCATLIGIIRMTLMGIPPLALTGAVFGATLSGLLYRYSKGKLWAAVVGEIIGTGVIGAIVSYPIMAFVLGRAGLSWFFYVPLFFTGTLIGGSIAFLLLMALTRQKVLRELQEKLGVNIFAK; encoded by the coding sequence ATGGAAAAAGATAAGAAAGTACTGCGTCTCGTATTTCTGGCAATGATGATCGGTCTCGGTGTCGTCATTTCCCCTATTCTGCGCATTGAAGGCATGTGCCCCATGGCGCACCTCATCAACATCGTCTGCGCCGTTCTCATGGGGCCTTGGTACGCCCTGCTCTGCGCGACCCTAATCGGTATCATCCGCATGACGCTTATGGGCATTCCGCCGCTGGCTCTGACCGGCGCCGTCTTCGGCGCCACCTTATCCGGCCTTTTATACCGCTATTCAAAGGGAAAACTCTGGGCTGCTGTCGTCGGGGAAATCATCGGTACGGGCGTTATCGGCGCCATCGTTTCTTACCCCATTATGGCCTTCGTTCTCGGCCGTGCCGGCCTGTCATGGTTCTTTTATGTTCCCCTCTTCTTTACGGGCACCCTGATCGGCGGTTCCATTGCCTTCCTGCTGCTTATGGCCCTGACGCGGCAAAAAGTCCTGCGCGAATTGCAGGAAAAATTAGGAGTGAATATATTTGCCAAATAA